From the Deinococcus radiophilus genome, one window contains:
- a CDS encoding MFS transporter, which produces MPWTRPRFGYSRQIWLFLAASFSFGLSQAFISLFLNFYLRELGLGPEWQGIVNALPALTLAAVSLPLVVLARRLSNARVIQLGAGLTVLGLSLLALAPGALLAVVGALLQGMGSAALSVSGAPFMANNSDERTRVGLFTIQSALMVGAGFVGNMLGGQLPALYTGWAGGDPGGLDALRAAMLVAAGLQPSGKPAQPGRSGALSIHDRPTMFRLVLPSMFVGLGAGATIPFLNVYIEGRFGISYASLGALFAWTSLATAVTVLIQPWLVRRLGQLGAVLAVQASSLPFLVMLGFSPSLWMVTVALFVRGALMNATGPVYSSYAMSVLRQADRPMYSAVNTIAWSGSWALASLASGALRASGWFDFATSFNILFGFTLLMYIANTLAIYLGIFLPDRRGELQPIPEAQGETF; this is translated from the coding sequence ATGCCATGGACCCGGCCCCGTTTCGGCTACTCGCGGCAAATCTGGCTTTTCCTGGCGGCCAGCTTTTCGTTCGGGCTATCGCAGGCCTTCATCAGTCTGTTTCTGAACTTCTACCTGCGTGAACTGGGTCTGGGGCCGGAGTGGCAGGGCATCGTGAACGCGCTGCCGGCCTTGACCCTGGCGGCTGTCAGCTTGCCGCTGGTCGTGCTGGCCCGCCGGCTCAGCAACGCCCGCGTGATTCAGCTGGGGGCGGGGTTGACCGTGCTGGGGCTGTCGCTGCTGGCTCTGGCGCCCGGAGCGCTGCTGGCGGTGGTCGGGGCACTCCTGCAGGGCATGGGCAGCGCCGCACTGTCGGTGTCAGGCGCGCCGTTCATGGCCAACAACTCAGATGAGCGTACGCGGGTGGGCCTCTTTACCATCCAGAGTGCCCTGATGGTTGGTGCGGGGTTCGTGGGCAATATGCTGGGCGGGCAGTTGCCAGCGCTGTATACCGGCTGGGCGGGGGGCGACCCCGGCGGCTTGGACGCCCTGCGTGCCGCCATGCTGGTCGCGGCAGGCCTGCAACCCAGTGGCAAACCTGCGCAGCCTGGGCGTAGCGGGGCACTGAGCATTCATGACCGCCCCACCATGTTCCGGCTGGTTTTGCCCAGCATGTTTGTGGGACTGGGCGCTGGGGCGACCATTCCATTTCTGAATGTCTATATCGAGGGACGTTTCGGCATCAGTTATGCCAGCTTGGGGGCGCTGTTTGCCTGGACCAGTCTGGCAACGGCGGTGACGGTCCTGATTCAGCCCTGGCTGGTGCGGCGACTGGGCCAACTGGGAGCGGTACTGGCGGTGCAAGCGTCCAGCTTGCCGTTTCTGGTGATGCTGGGCTTTTCGCCATCTTTGTGGATGGTCACGGTTGCCCTGTTTGTGCGCGGCGCACTGATGAACGCCACCGGGCCGGTCTACTCGTCCTATGCCATGTCGGTGCTCCGTCAGGCGGACCGCCCGATGTATTCGGCCGTCAATACGATTGCGTGGAGCGGTTCCTGGGCACTGGCCAGTCTGGCCTCTGGGGCGCTGCGGGCTTCAGGTTGGTTTGACTTTGCGACCAGTTTCAATATCCTCTTCGGCTTCACGCTGCTGATGTATATCGCCAACACTCTGGCCATCTATCTGGGAATCTTCTTGCCGGATCGCCGCGGCGAATTGCAGCCCATCCCTGAGGCGCAAGGGGAGACGTTCTAA
- a CDS encoding cell division protein FtsB has product MSRVPLMLMTTCLLCAVGAVQTAVHLGTGVYRSMTWTEQTREAEAENDRLRNDIQILKDAKVQLNSPQYLEQLARCWGYVGRDEAVLVAEYDPENVGANCDEYRLP; this is encoded by the coding sequence ATGAGTCGGGTGCCGCTGATGCTGATGACCACCTGTTTGCTCTGCGCTGTCGGAGCGGTGCAGACGGCAGTTCACCTGGGCACTGGGGTCTACAGATCCATGACTTGGACTGAGCAGACCCGCGAAGCTGAGGCCGAGAATGACCGCCTGCGAAACGACATTCAGATTCTCAAAGATGCCAAGGTCCAACTGAACTCCCCGCAGTACCTGGAGCAACTGGCCCGCTGCTGGGGCTATGTGGGCCGTGACGAAGCCGTACTGGTGGCCGAGTATGACCCGGAAAATGTCGGGGCCAACTGCGACGAGTACCGCCTGCCCTGA
- the secG gene encoding preprotein translocase subunit SecG: protein MVLTIFLILYALVAVGLVFFVLLQTPKQAGMSPSMASGGDLFGGQGVEGGLVRTSAILGGLFMLLALLINYVS, encoded by the coding sequence ATTGTCCTGACTATTTTTCTGATTCTGTACGCCCTGGTAGCGGTGGGGCTGGTCTTCTTCGTACTGCTGCAAACACCCAAGCAAGCTGGGATGTCGCCGAGCATGGCGTCGGGCGGCGACCTGTTTGGCGGCCAAGGGGTGGAAGGCGGCCTGGTCCGTACCTCGGCCATCCTGGGGGGGCTCTTTATGCTGCTGGCCCTACTGATCAACTACGTTTCGTAA
- the cutA gene encoding divalent-cation tolerance protein CutA: MSLMVMVSVPSEAAQALARALVQERLAACVQALPVQSVYRWEGEVQEAAEVVLLIKTVGERYTDLERRVCELHPYEVPEIVALPVDRMLPAYQSWLMEQTRP; the protein is encoded by the coding sequence ATGTCCCTGATGGTGATGGTCAGTGTGCCTTCCGAAGCGGCTCAGGCCCTGGCGCGTGCGCTGGTGCAGGAACGATTGGCGGCCTGTGTGCAGGCGTTGCCAGTCCAGAGCGTTTATCGCTGGGAAGGTGAAGTGCAGGAAGCCGCCGAAGTCGTATTGCTGATCAAGACGGTCGGCGAGCGCTATACCGATCTGGAACGGCGGGTCTGCGAGTTGCACCCATATGAGGTGCCTGAAATCGTAGCGCTGCCGGTGGACCGGATGCTTCCGGCCTATCAGAGTTGGTTGATGGAGCAGACCAGGCCCTAG
- a CDS encoding DUF4139 domain-containing protein: MQKRQARRVGLGGMLLLAALGAAGFGLVASQGGSLPGMTAQAQGTVARAQAPAASTLRLYGQFAEVRTPVTAQGETLRYAWPETAWEGLVPGSLDLEDLPYTRAVHALNDPWLGRYEGERVTLYEEGRASNVTLIRARDGLIQDRRGQFRQVPLSQLGVPDQPPLRGEGVTTSTFDLSAPGSGTLAYLTRSLGWEPRYTLALDEGEPQLSALADLHNRSDLSYEVGDTELLAGRVELIPGAAYPQAGTATMTAETSAARAYDIVGLEGLNGIYRYGLSGPFELPAQSTVTLPFMQPELKDFEDYAGLNTSFSGQSSEGVLSRFYRFTLDQPLPGGTLTVREQGRLAGQTRLNEIAAGQPTEFSLGRDPDVTYIRTAKKGEVVPEGKQKRVSYSVSYTLKNARSEPVRAEITEEMYQAGRVSGDAEAEGQRLRLTAEIPAGGEVTRTFTVSVLQ, translated from the coding sequence ATGCAAAAGAGGCAAGCAAGGCGGGTAGGGTTGGGTGGAATGTTGCTTCTGGCGGCACTGGGAGCAGCAGGTTTTGGTCTGGTGGCAAGTCAGGGGGGGAGCTTGCCAGGCATGACCGCACAGGCGCAGGGTACGGTCGCTAGAGCTCAGGCTCCGGCGGCCAGCACGCTGCGGTTGTACGGCCAATTCGCCGAAGTTCGCACCCCTGTGACAGCGCAGGGCGAGACGCTCCGTTATGCCTGGCCCGAAACCGCCTGGGAGGGGCTGGTGCCTGGCTCGCTGGACCTGGAAGACCTGCCCTACACCCGCGCTGTTCATGCGCTGAATGATCCCTGGTTGGGGCGATATGAGGGTGAGCGGGTCACGCTTTATGAGGAAGGCCGTGCCAGCAACGTGACGCTGATCCGCGCCCGCGACGGCCTGATTCAGGACCGCCGGGGCCAGTTCCGGCAGGTGCCACTGTCGCAGCTGGGGGTGCCGGACCAGCCGCCGCTGCGCGGTGAGGGCGTGACCACTTCCACTTTTGACCTGAGTGCACCCGGCAGTGGCACGCTGGCCTACCTGACCAGATCATTGGGCTGGGAGCCGCGCTACACCCTGGCACTGGATGAGGGTGAGCCGCAGCTCTCGGCGCTGGCCGACCTGCACAACCGCAGCGACCTGAGCTACGAGGTGGGTGATACCGAACTGCTGGCGGGCCGCGTGGAACTGATTCCCGGCGCGGCCTATCCGCAGGCAGGGACGGCGACCATGACAGCAGAGACCAGTGCGGCCCGCGCCTACGACATTGTGGGTCTGGAAGGGCTGAACGGCATTTACCGCTATGGTCTGTCCGGCCCCTTTGAATTGCCCGCCCAGAGCACCGTCACTCTGCCATTCATGCAGCCAGAGCTAAAAGACTTTGAGGACTACGCGGGCCTGAACACCAGTTTCAGCGGCCAAAGCAGTGAAGGGGTACTGAGCCGCTTTTACCGCTTTACGCTGGACCAGCCGCTGCCCGGTGGCACGCTGACCGTGCGTGAACAGGGGCGCCTGGCCGGGCAGACCCGTCTGAACGAGATTGCGGCAGGGCAGCCCACCGAATTTTCGCTGGGCCGTGACCCGGACGTGACTTATATCCGCACCGCCAAGAAAGGTGAAGTGGTCCCCGAAGGCAAGCAGAAGCGGGTCAGCTATAGCGTGTCTTACACTCTGAAGAATGCCCGCTCTGAGCCAGTTCGCGCTGAGATCACCGAGGAAATGTACCAGGCGGGCCGCGTGAGCGGGGACGCTGAGGCCGAGGGGCAGCGCCTTCGCCTGACCGCCGAGATCCCAGCGGGTGGTGAGGTGACACGGACCTTCACCGTGAGCGTGTTGCAGTGA
- a CDS encoding universal stress protein, whose translation MTQITPNQAAPDTIAATRNRILVTTDGSELGNRAIDHAQSLAQPLGADLVILYVQRDASGPMEEFGKDRVTPADIRRRKEEMTAELSQRYPEAKLRFEPRLGQKVGNIVMRVREQEQAKMIVMSTHGRTGLRRAVLGSVAEDIMRHVRVPVLLVKADQPVVEWHG comes from the coding sequence ATGACACAAATCACACCGAACCAAGCTGCCCCCGATACCATTGCCGCTACCCGCAACCGCATTCTGGTCACCACCGACGGGAGCGAACTTGGCAACCGCGCCATTGATCATGCCCAGTCGCTGGCCCAGCCCTTGGGCGCTGATCTGGTCATCCTGTATGTGCAGCGTGATGCCAGTGGTCCTATGGAAGAATTCGGTAAGGACCGCGTGACACCTGCAGACATCAGGCGCCGCAAAGAGGAAATGACGGCGGAGCTAAGCCAGCGTTACCCGGAAGCCAAACTACGCTTCGAGCCGCGCCTGGGCCAGAAGGTCGGCAACATCGTGATGCGGGTGCGCGAACAGGAACAGGCCAAGATGATCGTGATGTCGACCCACGGACGCACGGGCCTGCGCCGCGCTGTGCTGGGAAGCGTGGCTGAAGACATCATGCGCCATGTCCGTGTTCCTGTCTTACTGGTCAAGGCGGATCAACCTGTGGTGGAATGGCACGGCTAA
- a CDS encoding adenosylcobalamin-dependent ribonucleoside-diphosphate reductase, with protein MSQSPQSSSSQSAPSVPSDGQREFVAQHFDENAQHIARRQYLQSGDGDLSGMFSRIAHWVAAAEPETERERWAREFFDLMASKRFCPGGRVLAGAGTQHGNVLNCFVQGATEHDPSSFAGVMEVARKLALVTKVGGGNGVNLDIYRPRSEGRQGGGVRGWAYMSAAHPDVQDFIEGLMRPPTQPDGDKEAVAVRNWTRVVYGQAISPELTRLARQNGVQIVSSLPENVPGVPDDMGGIIEAARQVAEAAGLGSEPRLDLSDMRPEGAPIKGSGGTSSGPVSFLLEIFDNFLEWANRGAEGSGPVNTLRYVYAPVLRVVRQGGTRRGAGMATISIGHPDILDFLTAKDLDREGAEGDISTFNISILIGEAFWETLQQDAPWALMPQEVPGKYYLAPQDGDYSGSLPELPLREEDGAQGIPVYRSGVPARWIWDQIAQHAWSTGEPGLIFNDRVNEHSALKNLGKRYEIRSTNPCGEIPLTVGEPCDLGAINLAAYVKGSEFDFEGFRADVRTSVRFLDDVLDVNVFALEDNREASQDLRRLGLGVMGLADALIKLGLRYDSEAGRETIYDIMTALREEAVAESERLGAERGVYPVFERHQEQIPHGPRRNVAVLTVAPTGTTSMLMGVSSGIEPVFSPFIWRKIGAEYRALLHPLFVEMLGSYPPAAGMDKGGEWDWDRVTEAVSENHGSVVGLSFIPDALQQVFVCAHDISPQDHVRMQGAVQRAFDDGGQHAANSLSKTINLPNDATVQDVQDAYAEAYRTGCKGITVYRDGSRQFQVLSTSKGKKKTAEQEASGEASVNVAAESRSTPAGKPVFPRPARLNGVTDMVKLTDPGTGQRRSFLVTVNSMNGHPVEVLVTSGRAGDEANADSEALGRVVSIALQYGVPAEALVKTLRGINGGLFGSYNGRLVGSKADLIAVALETFGKDLKNVAPAPMLSGGSGQPETAPGSGVSTDELGSRERCPMCGERAVIREEGCLKCQACGYSKCG; from the coding sequence ATGTCTCAGTCCCCCCAGTCCAGCAGCTCTCAGTCCGCTCCGTCCGTCCCTAGTGATGGGCAGCGCGAATTTGTCGCACAGCACTTTGATGAAAATGCCCAGCACATCGCCCGGCGTCAGTATCTCCAATCGGGTGACGGCGATCTGAGCGGCATGTTCAGCCGCATTGCCCACTGGGTGGCTGCGGCCGAACCTGAAACTGAGCGTGAACGCTGGGCCAGGGAGTTCTTCGACCTGATGGCGTCCAAGCGCTTTTGCCCCGGCGGGCGCGTGCTGGCCGGAGCCGGGACCCAGCATGGCAATGTGCTGAACTGTTTCGTGCAGGGTGCCACCGAACATGATCCCAGCTCGTTTGCCGGGGTCATGGAAGTGGCGCGCAAACTGGCACTGGTCACCAAAGTGGGCGGTGGCAACGGGGTGAATCTGGACATCTACCGTCCACGCTCCGAGGGACGACAGGGCGGTGGTGTGCGCGGATGGGCCTATATGAGTGCCGCGCACCCGGACGTGCAGGACTTTATTGAAGGTCTGATGCGCCCGCCTACCCAGCCGGACGGTGACAAGGAAGCGGTCGCGGTTCGCAACTGGACCCGCGTGGTGTATGGACAGGCCATTTCCCCTGAGCTGACCCGCCTGGCCCGTCAAAATGGCGTGCAGATCGTCTCGTCGCTGCCTGAGAACGTGCCTGGCGTGCCCGATGACATGGGCGGCATCATTGAGGCGGCCCGTCAGGTGGCCGAAGCGGCTGGTCTGGGCAGTGAACCTCGCCTGGACCTGAGCGACATGCGCCCCGAAGGTGCACCGATCAAAGGATCGGGCGGCACCAGCAGCGGTCCGGTCAGCTTCCTGCTGGAAATCTTCGACAACTTTCTGGAGTGGGCCAACCGGGGTGCCGAGGGCAGTGGGCCAGTCAACACGCTGCGTTATGTGTACGCGCCGGTCCTGCGGGTGGTCAGACAGGGCGGCACCCGGCGCGGCGCGGGGATGGCGACCATTTCCATCGGTCACCCTGACATCCTCGACTTTCTGACCGCCAAGGATCTAGACCGTGAGGGCGCGGAAGGGGACATCAGCACCTTCAACATCTCCATCCTGATCGGGGAGGCCTTCTGGGAGACGCTGCAGCAAGACGCTCCCTGGGCACTGATGCCCCAGGAAGTGCCTGGCAAGTATTATCTGGCCCCGCAAGACGGCGACTATAGCGGCAGCTTGCCGGAGCTGCCACTCCGTGAGGAGGACGGCGCCCAGGGCATTCCGGTGTACCGCAGCGGCGTGCCTGCACGGTGGATCTGGGACCAGATCGCCCAGCACGCCTGGAGCACCGGCGAACCGGGCCTCATCTTCAATGACCGCGTGAACGAGCACAGCGCCTTGAAGAACCTGGGCAAACGCTATGAGATTCGCAGTACCAATCCCTGCGGCGAGATTCCCCTTACCGTCGGTGAGCCCTGTGACCTGGGCGCGATCAACCTGGCCGCCTATGTCAAAGGCAGCGAGTTCGACTTTGAAGGCTTCCGGGCCGATGTGCGGACCAGTGTGCGCTTCTTGGACGATGTGCTGGATGTCAACGTCTTTGCACTGGAAGACAACCGCGAGGCCAGTCAGGACTTGCGCCGTCTGGGCCTGGGCGTGATGGGTCTGGCCGACGCGCTGATCAAGCTGGGCTTGCGCTACGACTCGGAAGCGGGCCGCGAAACGATCTACGACATCATGACCGCGCTGCGGGAAGAGGCCGTGGCCGAAAGTGAGCGTCTGGGCGCTGAGCGCGGCGTGTATCCGGTGTTTGAGCGTCATCAGGAGCAGATTCCACACGGGCCGCGCCGTAACGTGGCGGTGCTGACCGTGGCCCCCACCGGAACCACTTCCATGCTCATGGGCGTGAGCAGCGGTATTGAGCCGGTGTTCAGCCCCTTTATCTGGCGCAAGATCGGCGCCGAGTACCGCGCTCTGCTGCACCCGCTGTTCGTGGAGATGCTGGGCAGCTACCCGCCCGCCGCTGGGATGGACAAGGGCGGCGAGTGGGACTGGGACCGGGTCACCGAGGCCGTCAGCGAGAATCACGGCAGTGTGGTGGGCCTCAGCTTTATTCCAGACGCCCTCCAGCAGGTCTTTGTGTGCGCCCACGACATCTCGCCGCAGGATCATGTGCGGATGCAAGGCGCGGTGCAGCGGGCCTTTGATGATGGTGGTCAGCATGCGGCCAACAGTCTTTCGAAGACCATCAACCTGCCCAACGATGCCACCGTCCAGGATGTGCAGGACGCCTACGCCGAGGCCTACCGCACCGGCTGTAAGGGCATTACCGTGTACCGTGACGGTTCGCGGCAGTTCCAGGTGCTGAGTACCTCCAAGGGCAAGAAAAAAACGGCAGAGCAGGAGGCCAGCGGTGAAGCGAGTGTCAACGTCGCTGCTGAGAGCCGGAGCACCCCGGCGGGCAAGCCTGTGTTTCCCCGCCCTGCCCGCCTGAATGGCGTGACCGATATGGTCAAGCTGACCGACCCCGGCACTGGGCAGCGCCGTTCGTTCCTGGTCACAGTGAACAGCATGAACGGGCACCCTGTAGAAGTCCTGGTCACCTCTGGCCGCGCCGGAGACGAGGCCAACGCTGACAGCGAGGCGCTGGGCCGGGTGGTGAGTATCGCGCTGCAATACGGTGTGCCTGCCGAGGCTCTGGTCAAGACCCTGCGGGGGATCAATGGCGGTCTGTTCGGCTCGTACAATGGCCGTCTGGTCGGGTCCAAGGCCGACCTGATCGCCGTAGCGCTGGAAACCTTCGGCAAGGACCTTAAGAATGTGGCCCCTGCGCCCATGCTCAGTGGCGGCAGTGGCCAGCCGGAGACAGCGCCGGGCAGTGGCGTCAGCACCGACGAACTCGGCAGCCGTGAGCGTTGCCCGATGTGCGGGGAGCGGGCAGTGATCCGCGAAGAAGGCTGCCTGAAGTGCCAGGCGTGTGGCTACAGCAAGTGCGGCTAA
- a CDS encoding ABC transporter ATP-binding protein, which produces MTQQGEVLLSVKGLKTYFHTDEGVVKSVDGVTFSINKGETLAVVGESGSGKSVTSLSVMRLIPMPPGEIADGEILFNDQGTVKDLTKVSEAEMRGIRGNEISMIFQEPMTSLNPVYTVGDQISEAVMLHQNKNAKDARQVAIDMLRFVGIPAPEKRVDEYPHQLSGGMRQRVMIAMALSCNPALLIADEPTTALDVTIQAQILDLMRKLQQEIGMSILFITHNLGVVAEMADRVVVMYGGRVVEDGTVLEIFKAPRHPYTMGLLNSIPRPLTAEESANKSSLRLEAIPGNVVNPLNLPPGCAFEPRCKFALPACREAVPALEDTGGGHTSRCIRWQEFDQVQEGGGDYHALRSREVIE; this is translated from the coding sequence ATGACCCAACAGGGCGAAGTCCTGCTGTCCGTTAAAGGACTAAAGACGTATTTTCATACTGACGAGGGTGTCGTCAAAAGCGTTGATGGAGTAACCTTCAGCATCAACAAGGGCGAGACCCTCGCGGTTGTGGGTGAGTCGGGTTCCGGTAAAAGCGTCACCAGTCTCAGCGTGATGCGCCTGATCCCCATGCCCCCCGGCGAAATTGCCGACGGCGAGATTCTGTTCAATGACCAGGGCACTGTCAAGGATCTGACCAAAGTGTCTGAGGCGGAAATGCGCGGCATTCGCGGCAACGAGATCTCCATGATCTTTCAGGAGCCGATGACCTCGCTGAACCCGGTGTACACCGTGGGCGACCAGATTTCCGAAGCGGTGATGCTGCACCAGAACAAGAATGCCAAGGACGCCCGCCAGGTCGCCATTGACATGCTGCGCTTCGTGGGCATTCCTGCGCCCGAAAAGCGTGTGGACGAATACCCCCACCAGTTGTCGGGCGGCATGCGTCAGCGTGTGATGATTGCTATGGCGCTCTCGTGCAACCCGGCCCTCCTGATTGCCGACGAGCCGACCACTGCACTGGACGTGACCATTCAGGCGCAGATTTTGGACCTGATGCGCAAGTTGCAGCAGGAGATTGGCATGTCCATTCTGTTTATCACCCACAACCTGGGCGTGGTAGCTGAAATGGCTGACCGCGTAGTGGTGATGTATGGTGGACGGGTCGTGGAAGACGGCACCGTGCTGGAAATCTTCAAAGCACCCCGTCACCCCTATACCATGGGGCTGCTGAACTCCATCCCCCGGCCCCTGACCGCCGAGGAATCGGCCAACAAGAGCAGCCTGCGCCTGGAAGCCATTCCCGGCAACGTGGTCAACCCACTGAATCTGCCGCCCGGCTGCGCCTTCGAGCCGCGCTGCAAGTTCGCGTTGCCCGCCTGCCGCGAAGCTGTGCCTGCCCTGGAAGACACTGGCGGCGGCCACACCTCGCGCTGCATTCGCTGGCAGGAGTTTGACCAGGTTCAGGAAGGCGGCGGCGACTACCACGCGCTGCGTAGCCGGGAGGTGATTGAATGA
- a CDS encoding ABC transporter ATP-binding protein codes for MGEQRIHAGKLGQSQQEEPLLSIRDLKMHFPIKGGFFGRRVGAVKAVDGVNFDLFRGEVVGLVGESGSGKTTVGRALLRLLEPTGGEVTFKGKNVIAMNKTQLREARRDMQIIFQDPFASLDPRMTVEDIIGEALDIHKLHQGAGRKQRVAELLERVGIRPEQMVRYPHEFSGGQRQRIGIARALAVDPDFIVADEPVSALDVSIQAQVVNLMQDLQQELGLTVLFIAHDLLVVEYICDRIIVMYLGKIMEIAPSHELNSDPQHPYTEALLSAAPVPDPTIKRQRIILQGDIPSPINPPSGCVFRTRCRYAIPECAEVIPALREVKPGHFKACIRDDIL; via the coding sequence ATGGGCGAACAGCGTATCCACGCTGGCAAGCTGGGCCAGTCCCAGCAGGAAGAACCCCTCCTGAGCATCCGCGACCTCAAGATGCATTTCCCGATCAAGGGTGGCTTCTTTGGCCGTCGGGTCGGTGCAGTGAAGGCGGTGGACGGCGTGAACTTCGACCTGTTCCGGGGCGAAGTGGTGGGTCTGGTGGGCGAGTCGGGTTCCGGCAAGACCACAGTCGGCCGTGCCCTGCTGCGTCTGCTGGAGCCAACTGGCGGTGAAGTGACCTTTAAGGGGAAGAACGTCATCGCCATGAACAAGACCCAGCTGCGTGAAGCCCGGCGCGACATGCAGATTATCTTCCAAGATCCCTTTGCCAGCTTGGACCCGCGCATGACCGTCGAGGACATCATCGGTGAGGCGCTGGATATCCACAAGCTGCACCAGGGCGCCGGGCGCAAACAGCGCGTGGCCGAACTGCTGGAGCGCGTAGGCATCCGCCCCGAGCAGATGGTCCGTTACCCTCACGAGTTCTCGGGTGGTCAGCGTCAGCGTATCGGGATTGCCCGCGCCCTTGCTGTGGACCCAGACTTCATCGTGGCCGACGAACCAGTGTCGGCGCTGGACGTGTCCATTCAAGCGCAGGTGGTCAACCTGATGCAGGACCTTCAGCAGGAACTGGGCCTGACCGTGCTGTTTATCGCGCACGACTTGCTGGTGGTGGAGTATATCTGTGACCGCATCATCGTGATGTACCTGGGTAAGATCATGGAGATTGCCCCCAGCCACGAGCTGAACAGCGATCCTCAGCACCCCTACACCGAGGCGCTGCTGTCGGCGGCTCCGGTACCTGACCCCACCATCAAGCGTCAGCGCATCATCTTGCAGGGTGACATTCCCAGCCCGATCAACCCACCCAGCGGCTGTGTGTTCCGCACCCGCTGCCGCTACGCGATCCCCGAGTGTGCCGAGGTTATTCCGGCGCTGCGTGAAGTCAAGCCGGGCCACTTCAAGGCCTGCATTCGCGACGACATTCTCTAA
- the nth gene encoding endonuclease III, which produces MTRTSRTSSQRLPNGAKARAPLVLAALRVLYPAARTELEFRDPFELLVATVLSAQATDVSVNAATPALFEAYPDAAAMSRAEPEDIEPYIRRIGLYRAKAKNLALLARQLMERHGGEVPDNFDAVVALAGAGRKTANVVLSNAYGRPAIAVDTHVGRLSRRLGLSAQTNPDKVEADLMRLFDAADWIFLHHALILHGRRICLARRPLCGQCVMASFCPKIGVEEG; this is translated from the coding sequence GTGACCCGAACTTCCCGAACCTCTTCTCAGCGCCTGCCGAATGGGGCCAAAGCACGCGCTCCGCTGGTGCTCGCAGCGCTACGTGTGCTGTACCCAGCGGCCCGCACCGAGCTGGAGTTCCGTGATCCCTTTGAGCTGCTGGTGGCGACGGTCCTAAGTGCCCAGGCCACCGACGTCAGCGTGAACGCTGCTACGCCGGCGCTGTTTGAGGCGTATCCGGACGCCGCTGCCATGAGCCGGGCGGAACCTGAAGACATCGAGCCGTATATTCGCCGGATCGGACTTTACCGGGCCAAGGCCAAGAACCTGGCGCTGCTGGCGCGTCAGCTGATGGAGCGGCACGGCGGCGAGGTGCCGGATAACTTTGATGCAGTGGTGGCCCTGGCCGGGGCAGGGCGCAAGACGGCCAACGTGGTCCTGAGCAATGCTTATGGGCGGCCTGCCATCGCAGTGGACACCCATGTGGGGCGGCTTTCGCGGCGGCTGGGCCTCAGTGCCCAGACCAATCCGGACAAGGTCGAAGCCGACCTGATGCGGCTGTTTGACGCTGCTGACTGGATTTTTCTGCACCATGCCCTGATCTTGCATGGGCGGCGGATCTGCCTGGCCCGGCGGCCACTGTGTGGCCAGTGCGTCATGGCCAGTTTCTGCCCCAAGATTGGCGTAGAGGAGGGCTGA
- a CDS encoding zinc ribbon domain-containing protein: MTDAPQPSASSTDATPTTGGGHPLAQLFEVQELDRQLDSLSAREAELPAELVELRREMDDLNNRLEDTEMVLERVESQTRTLDLDLKTTREQIERTRTEQEKNAFDARAQTQFGARLQQLSERAEEMEEDLAPLRERESDLLTQAKTLREQHRGLRPRLGELEDADEQRISDLRASGADMREQRTALLGSLDPRTAKEYETIRRAKGGVGIATLTSGRCSACNVSLPVNVQQRVAAAKVPPVKCPSCGRFLLSPNA; encoded by the coding sequence ATGACCGATGCACCACAGCCCAGTGCCAGCAGTACCGACGCCACACCAACCACCGGGGGCGGGCATCCCCTGGCCCAGCTGTTCGAGGTGCAGGAGCTGGACCGTCAGCTGGATAGCCTGAGCGCCCGTGAGGCTGAGTTGCCTGCAGAACTCGTAGAGCTGCGCCGCGAGATGGATGATCTGAACAACCGCCTGGAAGACACCGAGATGGTGCTGGAGCGCGTCGAATCTCAGACGCGTACCCTGGATCTGGACCTGAAAACCACCCGCGAACAGATTGAGCGGACCCGCACTGAGCAGGAGAAGAATGCCTTTGATGCCCGTGCCCAGACCCAATTTGGGGCGCGGCTGCAACAGCTCAGCGAGCGGGCTGAGGAGATGGAAGAGGACCTGGCCCCCCTGCGTGAGCGCGAAAGTGACCTGCTGACCCAGGCCAAGACCCTGCGTGAGCAGCACCGTGGCCTCCGTCCCCGCCTAGGCGAGCTGGAAGACGCCGATGAGCAGCGGATCTCCGATCTGCGGGCTTCGGGCGCCGATATGCGTGAGCAGCGCACCGCCTTGCTGGGCAGTCTGGACCCCCGCACGGCCAAGGAATACGAAACCATTCGCCGCGCTAAAGGTGGCGTGGGGATCGCGACCCTGACTTCCGGCCGCTGCTCGGCATGTAATGTCAGCCTTCCCGTCAATGTGCAGCAGCGGGTGGCCGCGGCCAAGGTGCCCCCAGTCAAATGCCCTTCCTGTGGGCGTTTTCTGTTGTCTCCCAATGCCTGA